Proteins encoded by one window of Arabidopsis thaliana chromosome 2, partial sequence:
- the KUP11 gene encoding K+ uptake permease 11 (K+ uptake permease 11 (KUP11); FUNCTIONS IN: potassium ion transmembrane transporter activity; INVOLVED IN: potassium ion transport, pollen development; LOCATED IN: plasma membrane; EXPRESSED IN: 22 plant structures; EXPRESSED DURING: 13 growth stages; CONTAINS InterPro DOMAIN/s: K+ potassium transporter (InterPro:IPR003855), Potassium uptake protein, kup (InterPro:IPR018519); BEST Arabidopsis thaliana protein match is: K+ uptake permease 10 (TAIR:AT1G31120.1); Has 3427 Blast hits to 3387 proteins in 1037 species: Archae - 13; Bacteria - 2409; Metazoa - 1; Fungi - 104; Plants - 780; Viruses - 4; Other Eukaryotes - 116 (source: NCBI BLink).), with protein MAARVEAATMGGEIDEEESDERGSMWDLDQKLDQSMDEEAGRLRNMYREKKFSALLLLQLSFQSLGVVYGDLGTSPLYVFYNTFPHGIKDPEDIIGALSLIIYSLTLIPLLKYVFVVCKANDNGQGGTFALYSLLCRHAKVKTIQNQHRTDEELTTYSRTTFHEHSFAAKTKRWLEKRTSRKTALLILVLVGTCMVIGDGILTPAISVLSAAGGLRVNLPHISNGVVVFVAVVILVSLFSVQHYGTDRVGWLFAPIVFLWFLSIASIGMYNIWKHDTSVLKAFSPVYIYRYFKRGGRDRWTSLGGIMLSITGIEALFADLSHFPVSAVQIAFTVIVFPCLLLAYSGQAAYIRRYPDHVADAFYRSIPGSVYWPMFIIATAAAIVASQATISATFSLVKQALAHGCFPRVKVVHTSRKFLGQIYVPDINWILMILCIAVTAGFKNQSQIGNAYGTAVVIVMLVTTLLMTLIMILVWRCHWVLVLIFTVLSLVVECTYFSAMLFKIDQGGWVPLVIAAAFLLIMWVWHYGTLKRYEFEMHCRVSMAWILGLGPSLGLVRVPGVGLVYTELASGVPHIFSHFITNLPAIHSVVVFVCVKNLPVYTVPEEERFLVKRIGPKNFHMFRCVARYGYRDLHKKDDDFEKRLFESLFLYVRLESMMEGGCSDSDDYSICGSQQQLKDTLGNGNENENLATFDTFDSIESITPVKRVSNTVTASSQMSGVDELEFINGCRDAGVVHIMGNTVVRARREARFYKKIAIDYVYAFLRKICREHSVIYNVPQESLLNVGQIFYV; from the exons ATGGCGGCAAGAGTAGAAGCAGCAACGATGGGTGgtgagattgatgaagaagagagtgatgaGAGAGGTAGCATGTGGGATTTGGACCAGAAGCTTGATCAATCCATGGATGAAGAAGCTGGTCGACTTAGAAACATGTACAGAGAAAAg AAATTCTCGGCTCTTCTACTTCTGCAGCTTTCATTTCAGAGTCTTGGTGTTGTTTATGGTGATTTAGGGACATCTCCTCTATATGTTTTCTACAATACATTTCCTCATGGGATCAAAGATCCAGAAGATATCATTGGAGCTCTATCTCTCATTATTTATTCACTCACACTCATCCCTCTCCTCAAATACGTTTTCGTTGTATGTAAAGCAAATGATAATGGTCAAG GTGGGACGTTTGCTTTGTATTCATTACTCTGTAGACATGCCAAAGTCAAAACAATTCAGAACCAACACCGTACTGATGAAGAGCTTACTACTTACAGCCGCACTACGTTCCATGAGCATTCCTTTGCTGCTAAGACTAAAAGATGGTTAGAAAAGCGGACATCTAGAAAAACGGCGCTTCTTATTTTAGTTCTTGTTGGTACGTGTATGGTCATCGGCGATGGTATCCTTACTCCCGCTATTTCTG TTCTCTCAGCTGCTGGTGGGCTAAGAGTAAACCTTCCTCACATAAGCAATg gtgttgttgtttttgttgctgTTGTGATATTAGTCAGCTTGTTTAGCGTACAGCATTATGGAACAGACCGGGTTGGTTGGCTTTTTGCGCCCATTGTTTTCCTCTGGTTTCTCTCTATCGCAAGTATTGGTATGTACAATATCTGGAAACATGATACTAGTGTCTTGAAAGCTTTCTCTCCGGTTTATATATATCGGTATTTTAAGAGAGGAGGTCGGGATCGTTGGACCTCTCTTGGAGGCATTATGCTTAGTATAACAg GAATCGAAGCACTCTTCGCTGATCTATCGCATTTTCCGGTCTCAGCTGTGCAAATCGCTTTTACGGTAATCGTGTTTCCTTGCCTTCTTTTGGCTTATAGTGGACAAGCTGCGTACATTAGGAGGTATCCGGATCATGTAGCTGATGCGTTTTACCGTTCCATTCCAG GAAGTGTGTATTGGCCAATGTTCATTATTGCAACCGCTGCAGCGATTGTGGCGAGCCAAGCTACTATCTCGGCAACATTCTCCTTAGTCAAGCAAGCTCTAGCCCATGGTTGCTTTCCAAGAGTTAAAGTGGTGCATACTTCCCGGAAATTCCTCGGTCAGATTTACGTTCCTGACATAAATTGGATCCTAATGATCCTTTGCATTGCTGTCACCGCTGGATTCAAGAACCAGAGTCAGATAGGAAACGCTTATGGGACTGCAGTTGTGATCGTCATGCTCGTGACAACACTGCTTATGACGCTGATCATGATCCTAGTGTGGCGTTGCCATTGGGTTCTGGTTCTCATATTCACCGTGCTCTCACTTGTCGTGGAGTGCACTTATTTCTCGGCCATGCTTTTCAAAATCGACCAAGGTGGTTGGGTACCGCTCGTGATCGCTGCAGCTTTTCTCCTCATCATGTGGGTATGGCACTACGGAACTTTAAAGAGATATGAGTTTGAAATGCACTGTAGAGTCTCAATGGCTTGGATCCTCGGTCTGGGTCCTAGCCTTGGGCTTGTTCGGGTTCCGGGGGTTGGCCTCGTTTACACTGAACTAGCTAGTGGAGTCCCTcatattttttctcatttcatCACAAACCTACCGGCCATTCACTCAGTTGTGGTGTTCGTATGCGTCAAGAACCTCCCAGTTTACACCGTACCCGAGGAAGAGCGGTTCCTCGTTAAAAGGATTGGTCCAAAAAATTTCCACATGTTCCGTTGCGTCGCAAG GTACGGATACAGAGACTTGcacaagaaagatgatgacTTTGAAAAACGCCTCTTTGAGAGCCTCTTCTTGTACGTACGCCTTGAATCGATGATGGAAGGAGGCTGTTCGGATTCCGATGACTACAGCATCTGCGGAAGCCAGCAACAGCTTAAAGACACGCTCGGGAATGGGAATGAGAACGAGAATCTGGCAACGTTTGATACATTTGACTCGATAGAGTCAATAACCCCAGTGAAACGGGTGAGCAACACAGTGACAGCGTCGAGCCAGATGAGTGGAGTAGACGAGCTGGAGTTCATAAACGGGTGCAGGGACGCAGGAGTGGTACACATAATGGGGAACACGGTGGTTCGAGCCAGGAGGGAAGCGAGGTTCTACAAGAAGATAGCGATTGACTATGTGTATGCATTTCTTAGGAAGATTTGCAGAGAACATAGTGTTATCTACAATGTTCCTCAAGAGAGCCTTTTGAATGTTGGTCAGATTTTCtatgtataa
- the KUP11 gene encoding K+ uptake permease 11 (K+ uptake permease 11 (KUP11); FUNCTIONS IN: potassium ion transmembrane transporter activity; INVOLVED IN: potassium ion transport, pollen development; LOCATED IN: plasma membrane; EXPRESSED IN: 22 plant structures; EXPRESSED DURING: 13 growth stages; CONTAINS InterPro DOMAIN/s: Potassium uptake protein, kup (InterPro:IPR018519), K+ potassium transporter (InterPro:IPR003855); BEST Arabidopsis thaliana protein match is: K+ uptake permease 10 (TAIR:AT1G31120.1); Has 35333 Blast hits to 34131 proteins in 2444 species: Archae - 798; Bacteria - 22429; Metazoa - 974; Fungi - 991; Plants - 531; Viruses - 0; Other Eukaryotes - 9610 (source: NCBI BLink).): protein MAARVEAATMGGEIDEEESDERGSMWDLDQKLDQSMDEEAGRLRNMYREKKFSALLLLQLSFQSLGVVYGDLGTSPLYVFYNTFPHGIKDPEDIIGALSLIIYSLTLIPLLKYVFVVCKANDNGQGSGTFALYSLLCRHAKVKTIQNQHRTDEELTTYSRTTFHEHSFAAKTKRWLEKRTSRKTALLILVLVGTCMVIGDGILTPAISVLSAAGGLRVNLPHISNGVVVFVAVVILVSLFSVQHYGTDRVGWLFAPIVFLWFLSIASIGMYNIWKHDTSVLKAFSPVYIYRYFKRGGRDRWTSLGGIMLSITGIEALFADLSHFPVSAVQIAFTVIVFPCLLLAYSGQAAYIRRYPDHVADAFYRSIPGSVYWPMFIIATAAAIVASQATISATFSLVKQALAHGCFPRVKVVHTSRKFLGQIYVPDINWILMILCIAVTAGFKNQSQIGNAYGTAVVIVMLVTTLLMTLIMILVWRCHWVLVLIFTVLSLVVECTYFSAMLFKIDQGGWVPLVIAAAFLLIMWVWHYGTLKRYEFEMHCRVSMAWILGLGPSLGLVRVPGVGLVYTELASGVPHIFSHFITNLPAIHSVVVFVCVKNLPVYTVPEEERFLVKRIGPKNFHMFRCVARYGYRDLHKKDDDFEKRLFESLFLYVRLESMMEGGCSDSDDYSICGSQQQLKDTLGNGNENENLATFDTFDSIESITPVKRVSNTVTASSQMSGVDELEFINGCRDAGVVHIMGNTVVRARREARFYKKIAIDYVYAFLRKICREHSVIYNVPQESLLNVGQIFYV from the exons ATGGCGGCAAGAGTAGAAGCAGCAACGATGGGTGgtgagattgatgaagaagagagtgatgaGAGAGGTAGCATGTGGGATTTGGACCAGAAGCTTGATCAATCCATGGATGAAGAAGCTGGTCGACTTAGAAACATGTACAGAGAAAAg AAATTCTCGGCTCTTCTACTTCTGCAGCTTTCATTTCAGAGTCTTGGTGTTGTTTATGGTGATTTAGGGACATCTCCTCTATATGTTTTCTACAATACATTTCCTCATGGGATCAAAGATCCAGAAGATATCATTGGAGCTCTATCTCTCATTATTTATTCACTCACACTCATCCCTCTCCTCAAATACGTTTTCGTTGTATGTAAAGCAAATGATAATGGTCAAGGTA GTGGGACGTTTGCTTTGTATTCATTACTCTGTAGACATGCCAAAGTCAAAACAATTCAGAACCAACACCGTACTGATGAAGAGCTTACTACTTACAGCCGCACTACGTTCCATGAGCATTCCTTTGCTGCTAAGACTAAAAGATGGTTAGAAAAGCGGACATCTAGAAAAACGGCGCTTCTTATTTTAGTTCTTGTTGGTACGTGTATGGTCATCGGCGATGGTATCCTTACTCCCGCTATTTCTG TTCTCTCAGCTGCTGGTGGGCTAAGAGTAAACCTTCCTCACATAAGCAATg gtgttgttgtttttgttgctgTTGTGATATTAGTCAGCTTGTTTAGCGTACAGCATTATGGAACAGACCGGGTTGGTTGGCTTTTTGCGCCCATTGTTTTCCTCTGGTTTCTCTCTATCGCAAGTATTGGTATGTACAATATCTGGAAACATGATACTAGTGTCTTGAAAGCTTTCTCTCCGGTTTATATATATCGGTATTTTAAGAGAGGAGGTCGGGATCGTTGGACCTCTCTTGGAGGCATTATGCTTAGTATAACAg GAATCGAAGCACTCTTCGCTGATCTATCGCATTTTCCGGTCTCAGCTGTGCAAATCGCTTTTACGGTAATCGTGTTTCCTTGCCTTCTTTTGGCTTATAGTGGACAAGCTGCGTACATTAGGAGGTATCCGGATCATGTAGCTGATGCGTTTTACCGTTCCATTCCAG GAAGTGTGTATTGGCCAATGTTCATTATTGCAACCGCTGCAGCGATTGTGGCGAGCCAAGCTACTATCTCGGCAACATTCTCCTTAGTCAAGCAAGCTCTAGCCCATGGTTGCTTTCCAAGAGTTAAAGTGGTGCATACTTCCCGGAAATTCCTCGGTCAGATTTACGTTCCTGACATAAATTGGATCCTAATGATCCTTTGCATTGCTGTCACCGCTGGATTCAAGAACCAGAGTCAGATAGGAAACGCTTATGGGACTGCAGTTGTGATCGTCATGCTCGTGACAACACTGCTTATGACGCTGATCATGATCCTAGTGTGGCGTTGCCATTGGGTTCTGGTTCTCATATTCACCGTGCTCTCACTTGTCGTGGAGTGCACTTATTTCTCGGCCATGCTTTTCAAAATCGACCAAGGTGGTTGGGTACCGCTCGTGATCGCTGCAGCTTTTCTCCTCATCATGTGGGTATGGCACTACGGAACTTTAAAGAGATATGAGTTTGAAATGCACTGTAGAGTCTCAATGGCTTGGATCCTCGGTCTGGGTCCTAGCCTTGGGCTTGTTCGGGTTCCGGGGGTTGGCCTCGTTTACACTGAACTAGCTAGTGGAGTCCCTcatattttttctcatttcatCACAAACCTACCGGCCATTCACTCAGTTGTGGTGTTCGTATGCGTCAAGAACCTCCCAGTTTACACCGTACCCGAGGAAGAGCGGTTCCTCGTTAAAAGGATTGGTCCAAAAAATTTCCACATGTTCCGTTGCGTCGCAAG GTACGGATACAGAGACTTGcacaagaaagatgatgacTTTGAAAAACGCCTCTTTGAGAGCCTCTTCTTGTACGTACGCCTTGAATCGATGATGGAAGGAGGCTGTTCGGATTCCGATGACTACAGCATCTGCGGAAGCCAGCAACAGCTTAAAGACACGCTCGGGAATGGGAATGAGAACGAGAATCTGGCAACGTTTGATACATTTGACTCGATAGAGTCAATAACCCCAGTGAAACGGGTGAGCAACACAGTGACAGCGTCGAGCCAGATGAGTGGAGTAGACGAGCTGGAGTTCATAAACGGGTGCAGGGACGCAGGAGTGGTACACATAATGGGGAACACGGTGGTTCGAGCCAGGAGGGAAGCGAGGTTCTACAAGAAGATAGCGATTGACTATGTGTATGCATTTCTTAGGAAGATTTGCAGAGAACATAGTGTTATCTACAATGTTCCTCAAGAGAGCCTTTTGAATGTTGGTCAGATTTTCtatgtataa